Proteins found in one Limnohabitans sp. TEGF004 genomic segment:
- the dnaJ gene encoding molecular chaperone DnaJ — MSKRDFYEVLGLAKGANDDEIKKAYRKLAMKHHPDRNQGDKAKEAEAQFKEVKEAYEMLSDPEKRAAYDQYGHAGVDPNMRGGPGGAGGFGGAGFGEAFGDIFGDIFGQQRRGPGGRQVYRGNDLSYAMEITLEEAANGKDAQLKIPGWDECETCDGSGAKPGTSVKTCTTCHGSGQVQMRQGFFSVQQTCPHCRGSGKIIPDPCNMCHGQGKLKKQKTLEVKIPAGIDDGMRIRSTGNGEPGTNGGPPGDLFIEIRVKKHDIFERDGDDLHCSVPISITTAALGGEIRVPTLAGEAAIDIPEGTQSDKQFRLRGKGLKGIRSSFPGDLYCHISVETPVKLTEHQRKLLKELDESLKKGGAKHSPAEGGWADKLKRFFN; from the coding sequence ATGTCCAAACGCGATTTTTATGAAGTACTCGGCCTTGCCAAAGGCGCGAACGACGACGAGATCAAAAAGGCTTATCGCAAACTCGCGATGAAGCACCACCCCGACCGCAACCAAGGCGACAAAGCCAAGGAAGCTGAGGCGCAGTTCAAAGAGGTCAAAGAGGCCTACGAGATGTTGTCCGACCCCGAAAAACGTGCCGCATACGACCAGTACGGCCATGCGGGCGTGGACCCCAATATGCGCGGCGGCCCTGGTGGTGCGGGCGGCTTTGGCGGTGCGGGTTTTGGTGAAGCCTTTGGCGATATCTTTGGTGACATCTTTGGCCAGCAACGTCGTGGCCCGGGTGGACGTCAGGTGTACCGTGGCAACGACCTTAGCTACGCCATGGAAATCACGCTGGAAGAAGCGGCCAATGGCAAAGACGCACAGCTCAAAATTCCAGGCTGGGACGAATGCGAAACCTGTGATGGCTCAGGCGCTAAGCCAGGTACCTCGGTCAAGACCTGTACCACTTGCCACGGCAGCGGCCAAGTGCAAATGCGCCAAGGCTTTTTCAGCGTGCAACAAACCTGCCCACATTGCCGAGGTTCAGGCAAGATCATTCCTGACCCGTGCAATATGTGTCACGGCCAAGGCAAGCTCAAAAAGCAAAAAACACTCGAAGTCAAAATCCCAGCCGGCATCGACGACGGCATGCGCATCCGCAGCACCGGCAATGGCGAGCCTGGCACCAACGGTGGGCCTCCCGGTGATTTGTTCATTGAGATTCGCGTCAAGAAGCATGACATCTTTGAGCGCGATGGCGACGACCTGCACTGCTCGGTGCCCATCAGCATCACCACCGCAGCGTTGGGCGGCGAAATTCGCGTGCCCACACTGGCCGGCGAAGCAGCGATTGACATTCCCGAAGGCACACAAAGCGACAAGCAATTCCGTTTGCGTGGCAAAGGCCTGAAAGGCATTCGCTCCAGCTTCCCAGGCGATTTGTATTGCCACATTTCGGTGGAAACACCGGTCAAGCTCACCGAGCACCAGCGCAAGCTGCTCAAAGAGCTGGATGAGTCGTTGAAAAAAGGTGGTGCGAAGCATTCACCCGCCGAGGGTGGATGGGCTGACAAGCTCAAGCGCTTCTTTAACTAA
- a CDS encoding MBL fold metallo-hydrolase — protein MSVNITFLGGTGTVTGSKYLVQHDGKKLLVDCGLFQGYKQLRLRNWNPMPIEAADVDAVLLTHAHLDHSGYLPLLHRQGFRGRVHATPATCDLCAILLPDSGHIQEEDAAFVNRHGYSKHAPALPLYSKHDAIVSLNLLHPEVIGKTFSPLPGWKATFSSAGHILGAASILLEVGGRRILFSGDLGRPDDLIMKAPDLPPEADTVLIESTYGNRSHPQEDVLAELAPALKRVASRGGVAVLPVFAVGRAQALLYAISLLKERGEIPHSLPIFLDSPMAVHTTELLPRHPDAHRLDAEALHQVKHIATMVETPEQSKALAKRHGPMVILSASGMATGGRVLHHLAHYLPDHRNMVILTGYQAPGTRGDTLAKGGTTVRIHAQEVAVNAEVVQLQSSSAHADATQLLDWLKHMKHAPDQVYVVHGELEASDMLRQRIEHELKWRAVVPEHGSTWPT, from the coding sequence ATGAGCGTCAACATCACATTCTTGGGCGGAACCGGTACGGTCACCGGTTCTAAATACTTGGTTCAGCACGACGGCAAGAAATTGCTGGTCGACTGCGGTCTGTTTCAGGGCTACAAACAGCTGCGCTTGCGCAACTGGAACCCAATGCCCATCGAAGCCGCCGATGTGGATGCGGTGCTGCTCACCCACGCACACTTAGATCACAGTGGCTATTTGCCGCTGCTACATCGCCAAGGCTTTCGAGGCCGTGTGCATGCCACACCGGCCACCTGCGATTTGTGCGCCATCTTGCTGCCAGACAGCGGCCACATCCAAGAAGAGGATGCTGCGTTTGTGAATCGCCACGGTTACTCCAAACACGCGCCTGCCCTGCCGCTTTACAGCAAGCACGATGCCATCGTGAGCTTGAACCTTTTACACCCAGAAGTCATTGGCAAAACGTTTTCGCCACTCCCTGGTTGGAAAGCCACGTTCTCGTCGGCAGGCCACATCTTGGGTGCAGCCAGCATTCTTTTAGAAGTCGGGGGTCGTCGTATTTTGTTCAGCGGCGATTTGGGACGTCCTGACGACCTCATCATGAAAGCGCCTGACTTGCCCCCCGAGGCAGACACCGTGCTGATTGAGTCCACCTACGGCAACCGCAGTCACCCCCAAGAAGATGTGCTGGCCGAGCTGGCACCGGCTTTGAAACGCGTGGCCTCACGTGGCGGTGTTGCCGTGTTGCCTGTGTTTGCGGTGGGGCGTGCGCAAGCACTGCTCTACGCAATCTCCCTTCTCAAAGAACGCGGCGAAATACCGCACAGCTTGCCCATCTTTTTGGACAGCCCGATGGCGGTGCACACCACCGAGTTATTGCCACGTCACCCCGATGCGCACCGCCTCGATGCCGAAGCTTTGCACCAAGTGAAGCACATCGCCACCATGGTGGAAACACCCGAGCAGTCCAAAGCGCTCGCCAAACGCCATGGCCCCATGGTGATTTTGTCGGCCAGTGGCATGGCCACGGGTGGGCGCGTGTTGCACCATTTGGCTCACTACCTGCCTGACCATCGCAACATGGTCATCCTCACGGGTTACCAAGCACCTGGCACGCGCGGCGACACGCTGGCCAAAGGCGGGACGACCGTGCGCATCCATGCGCAAGAGGTGGCAGTGAATGCCGAAGTGGTACAGCTTCAATCGTCTTCAGCCCATGCCGATGCCACGCAGCTTTTAGATTGGCTCAAACACATGAAACATGCGCCAGATCAGGTGTATGTCGTGCATGGCGAACTCGAAGCTTCAGACATGCTGCGTCAGCGCATTGAACACGAGCTCAAGTGGCGTGCCGTGGTGCCAGAGCATGGCAGCACGTGGCCGACTTGA